From Parasphaerochaeta coccoides DSM 17374, a single genomic window includes:
- a CDS encoding CvpA family protein produces MEWGFSVAGTWVAGVDLIVLIFCILGGVSGGINSFSRILGKRAGALIGILFAFMFSRSLSVYVMQAFSLGTFVSVLVSYCVLFTVTYITVSVLGTVLGNILESVGLDPLDRLLGFVVGFLEAIIICVLVLHLLEIQRLIPLQDYIHPSIFYRRITEPMIVQLF; encoded by the coding sequence ATGGAATGGGGTTTTTCAGTTGCAGGAACATGGGTGGCCGGTGTTGATTTAATCGTCCTGATTTTTTGTATCCTTGGCGGAGTGTCGGGAGGAATAAACTCCTTTTCCCGTATCCTGGGAAAAAGGGCGGGTGCGCTAATCGGCATCCTTTTTGCCTTTATGTTTTCGCGGTCATTGTCTGTTTATGTCATGCAGGCGTTTTCCTTGGGGACGTTTGTATCCGTCCTTGTGTCATACTGTGTTTTGTTCACGGTCACGTATATCACCGTTTCAGTTTTGGGAACCGTCTTGGGAAACATCCTGGAGTCGGTCGGATTGGATCCGTTGGACAGACTTCTTGGTTTCGTCGTCGGTTTCCTTGAAGCCATCATAATTTGCGTCCTTGTCCTTCATTTGCTTGAAATCCAACGTCTCATCCCTTTGCAGGACTATATCCACCCCAGCATATTTTACAGACGGATTACGGAGCCAATGATCGTCCAGCTTTTTTAA
- the murG gene encoding undecaprenyldiphospho-muramoylpentapeptide beta-N-acetylglucosaminyltransferase: MKICFTGGGTAGHIMPALAVMEEIRSRNPACDFLWIGRYSPQERKLVEEAGCRWYGICAGKWRRYASLRNFFDVFQVLAGFFQSLYVLRRERPSVVFSKGGFVSVPPLWAAHLLGIPTITHESDASPGLATRLNAKAATYICFPYERAACALKEKYSEKIRVTGNPVRRIFLTADASKGRALLGLQEGEPLIVIMGGSQGARQINNMIDACLPLLTEYGFVFHQRGKGNVRSGFNHERYMQLEFAGAELAHVLAAADVVISRAGAGALSEFTAMGKAMILVPLEENASRGDQLLNARRMEKAGAAVVLSEDRANSIHLMDTIQLLFSSDKETIRHMEAASVSMNVPDACGRLADLILSCVRPDISDREGD; the protein is encoded by the coding sequence GTGAAAATTTGTTTTACCGGTGGAGGAACTGCCGGACATATCATGCCGGCCCTCGCTGTCATGGAAGAAATACGGAGTAGGAATCCCGCATGCGATTTCCTGTGGATTGGAAGGTATTCTCCGCAGGAGAGAAAGCTGGTCGAGGAAGCCGGTTGCAGATGGTACGGCATTTGCGCAGGGAAATGGCGACGCTATGCTTCACTCCGCAATTTCTTTGACGTATTCCAGGTTCTCGCCGGATTCTTCCAATCTTTGTACGTTCTCCGCCGGGAAAGGCCATCCGTAGTTTTTTCCAAGGGAGGATTCGTTTCCGTCCCGCCGCTCTGGGCCGCCCATCTGTTGGGAATCCCGACAATTACGCATGAATCAGACGCAAGTCCTGGACTGGCAACACGTCTGAACGCCAAGGCGGCGACATATATCTGTTTTCCTTATGAAAGAGCGGCGTGTGCATTGAAGGAAAAATATTCCGAAAAGATACGAGTGACAGGCAATCCGGTACGTAGGATTTTCCTTACTGCCGATGCTTCCAAGGGCAGGGCATTGTTGGGTTTGCAGGAAGGTGAGCCACTCATTGTCATCATGGGAGGAAGCCAAGGGGCGCGTCAGATCAATAATATGATTGATGCATGTCTGCCGTTGCTCACTGAATATGGCTTTGTCTTCCATCAAAGAGGTAAAGGCAACGTGCGTTCAGGGTTCAACCATGAGCGATATATGCAGCTTGAATTCGCTGGCGCCGAGCTGGCTCATGTGCTGGCTGCCGCGGATGTGGTCATATCACGGGCAGGAGCAGGAGCATTGAGTGAGTTCACCGCCATGGGAAAAGCAATGATCTTGGTTCCTCTGGAAGAAAATGCTTCACGCGGCGACCAACTTCTGAATGCAAGAAGGATGGAAAAAGCGGGGGCCGCCGTGGTACTATCCGAGGACAGGGCAAATAGCATTCATCTGATGGATACCATACAGTTGCTTTTTTCTTCTGATAAGGAAACAATAAGGCATATGGAAGCCGCAAGCGTCTCGATGAATGTTCCTGATGCATGCGGAAGGCTGGCAGACCTGATTCTTTCATGTGTCCGGCCAGATATCTCTGATAGGGAAGGGGACTGA
- the secA gene encoding preprotein translocase subunit SecA, which produces MAKGLFQMIFGTKQDKDLRHLRPIVEHINAQEDWAKSFKDEDFPAQTEILRQKLAQNTSSMEEILPQAFALAREAARRVLGERHYDVQMMGAVVLHEGNILEMKTGEGKTLTCVPSAYLNALEGKGVHIITVNDYLAERDSQWMGPVFKFLGLSVGVILSNMDNEQRRLAYSRDITYGTNNEFGFDYLRDNMKWSAAEKIQPQHHYCIIDEIDSILIDEARTPLIISGQAEDDSRQVNAADRITSLLKECEKNPETDDYYEEDPLARFDKNAQAFDPKGDYKIDEKQKRITFTTPGIKHIEELLLKNKVITGSLYEDDNFEFVHYVTQAVKAHTLFKKDVDYVVADGQVQIVDEFTGRILHGRRYSDGLHQAIEAKEHIKVLGQNKTLATITFQNFFRMYDKISGMTGTADTEAAEFNSIYGMDVVVIPTNRPVVRQDFHDLVFYNEPFKLAAICKEIAEVHAKGQPILVGTVSIEKSELISAMLRKMNIPHEVLNAKNHAREAHIIEEAGAKGSVTIATNMAGRGTDIKLGGSLEARARKICGTDASPAEFQEALEKVRPAWKAAYEEVKSLGGLYVLGTERHESRRIDNQLRGRSGRQGDPGTSRFYVSLDDTLMRLFANDNLKNLLGRAGMGDGEPIEHRMLSNAIEKAQKRVEERNFEIRKHLLDFDDVLNEQRNIIYVQRDDILMDGNLIGRALMSCADIVFGIVRSSMDDPQWKDKAISLLMDAFLERLNYKPSFITEEMIGTDVVALTQEIQTYIADEVTEKVALAGEQQFNDFLRFHYLRQIDMRWQDHLDNLEALRDAVYLRTYAQKNPLVEYKVEGFEIFDAMLEAIKLAIARTIVNVQVRTGASSERRRPVGAMEAKHSGSTQFMGAPQQGGSSGETSPVTVKRIYPKVGRNDPCPCGSGKKYKNCHGRTY; this is translated from the coding sequence ATGGCAAAAGGCTTATTTCAGATGATTTTCGGAACAAAGCAGGATAAAGATCTGCGACATCTCCGCCCTATCGTGGAACACATTAACGCTCAGGAAGATTGGGCGAAATCCTTTAAAGATGAAGACTTTCCGGCCCAGACGGAAATACTCCGGCAGAAACTGGCACAAAATACTTCTTCCATGGAAGAAATCCTTCCGCAGGCATTCGCTTTGGCAAGGGAAGCCGCCCGCCGCGTGCTTGGCGAGCGTCATTACGATGTTCAGATGATGGGAGCCGTCGTGCTTCATGAAGGCAATATCCTTGAAATGAAAACCGGTGAAGGAAAAACCTTGACCTGCGTGCCGTCAGCATATCTGAACGCGTTGGAAGGAAAAGGCGTGCATATCATCACGGTAAATGACTATCTGGCCGAACGTGACAGCCAATGGATGGGACCGGTATTCAAATTTCTTGGCTTGAGCGTCGGCGTCATTCTTTCCAACATGGACAACGAACAGCGGCGTCTGGCATACAGTCGCGACATTACCTATGGGACAAATAATGAGTTTGGCTTCGATTATCTCCGTGACAACATGAAATGGTCAGCGGCTGAGAAAATCCAACCACAGCATCATTATTGCATCATTGATGAAATCGACTCCATCCTGATTGATGAAGCAAGAACTCCGCTGATCATCAGCGGCCAAGCGGAGGACGATAGCCGACAGGTGAACGCGGCAGACAGGATTACTTCCCTCTTGAAGGAATGTGAGAAAAACCCCGAAACTGATGATTACTATGAAGAAGATCCTCTTGCCCGCTTCGACAAAAATGCTCAGGCGTTTGATCCGAAGGGTGATTACAAGATAGACGAGAAGCAGAAACGTATCACCTTCACTACTCCGGGAATCAAACATATCGAGGAATTGCTTCTGAAGAACAAAGTGATTACCGGCTCATTGTATGAAGATGATAATTTTGAGTTCGTCCACTACGTGACCCAGGCGGTCAAAGCTCATACGCTGTTCAAGAAGGACGTTGACTACGTGGTCGCTGACGGACAAGTCCAGATTGTAGACGAGTTCACCGGACGCATACTCCATGGCCGACGTTACAGTGACGGATTGCACCAGGCAATCGAAGCAAAGGAACATATCAAGGTCCTTGGCCAGAACAAGACTCTTGCCACCATCACCTTCCAGAATTTCTTCCGCATGTATGACAAGATAAGCGGCATGACGGGAACCGCTGATACAGAAGCCGCCGAATTCAATTCAATTTATGGCATGGATGTCGTTGTCATTCCAACGAACCGACCCGTTGTCCGACAGGATTTCCACGATCTTGTGTTCTACAATGAACCATTCAAGCTGGCCGCTATCTGTAAGGAAATCGCCGAGGTTCATGCTAAAGGTCAGCCCATCTTGGTAGGAACCGTATCCATCGAGAAATCCGAGTTGATTTCCGCCATGCTTAGGAAGATGAACATTCCTCATGAAGTACTTAACGCCAAAAACCATGCGCGTGAAGCTCACATCATTGAAGAAGCTGGTGCCAAAGGCTCGGTGACCATTGCCACCAACATGGCCGGCCGTGGTACGGACATCAAGTTGGGCGGCTCCCTTGAGGCTCGGGCGCGGAAGATCTGTGGTACGGATGCTTCTCCTGCGGAATTCCAGGAGGCGCTTGAAAAAGTCCGTCCGGCATGGAAAGCCGCGTATGAAGAAGTAAAATCATTAGGTGGTTTGTATGTCTTGGGAACGGAACGGCATGAATCCCGGCGTATCGACAACCAGTTACGAGGCAGAAGCGGGCGACAGGGAGATCCTGGCACAAGCAGGTTCTATGTTTCCCTTGATGACACTCTGATGAGACTTTTTGCCAATGACAATCTTAAGAATCTTCTGGGTCGTGCCGGTATGGGCGACGGGGAGCCAATTGAGCACAGGATGCTGAGCAATGCGATTGAAAAAGCACAGAAGCGTGTCGAGGAAAGAAACTTTGAAATCCGCAAGCATCTCCTTGATTTCGATGATGTGCTGAATGAGCAAAGAAACATCATCTATGTCCAACGCGATGATATTTTGATGGATGGCAACCTGATTGGAAGGGCCCTCATGTCTTGCGCCGACATTGTTTTCGGTATTGTACGTTCCTCCATGGATGATCCGCAATGGAAAGACAAGGCGATTTCCCTTCTCATGGACGCTTTCCTGGAAAGACTGAACTACAAGCCATCCTTTATCACTGAGGAGATGATTGGAACCGATGTTGTTGCCCTTACCCAGGAAATCCAGACCTATATTGCGGACGAAGTCACTGAAAAAGTTGCTTTGGCTGGTGAACAGCAGTTCAATGATTTCCTTCGTTTCCATTACCTGCGACAAATCGACATGCGTTGGCAGGATCATCTTGATAACCTGGAAGCCCTACGCGACGCTGTGTACCTGCGCACCTATGCCCAAAAGAATCCACTGGTCGAATATAAAGTCGAAGGGTTTGAAATCTTCGATGCCATGCTGGAAGCAATCAAGTTGGCGATTGCCAGGACGATAGTGAATGTCCAAGTCCGCACCGGAGCCTCATCTGAAAGAAGAAGGCCGGTAGGAGCCATGGAAGCGAAACATTCCGGTTCAACCCAATTCATGGGAGCTCCGCAACAGGGAGGGTCATCCGGTGAAACGTCTCCGGTAACAGTGAAACGGATATATCCCAAGGTCGGTCGCAATGATCCTTGTCCTTGTGGCAGTGGAAAGAAATACAAGAACTGTCATGGCAGAACGTACTGA
- a CDS encoding M23 family metallopeptidase: MNRDDYDDSNHYHNGRSHSGRRVNGVTIGIILTCIFACVLAVFFWIRNSPPVADAYQSSGLPSASTAPVISEETAGTSVLSPVSAVLNQTISAPTASNQVSETTTTQTPPNQNTSGGTTARALDAARPTSSGTTPVQYSSHVVAEGEDLNSIATQYGLRVQTLRSVNQITNILAVRPGITLRIPDRDGQLYTVQSGDMLSTIARRYNPELGWERLQAVNGLKDDKIYQNQQLFIPDISTTVSPITMIAATSFTSPATGTVSGFFGQMFTNPATDRQEPLDGILITGKAGSPVVASADGVVVDMGFERKGLGKFVIMTHAGEYKTTYGHLEDVEVQIETTLAKGESIGSMGTTGTDYKNPTLYFAIEQNDIALNPADFF, from the coding sequence ATGAACAGAGATGATTATGATGATTCCAATCACTATCACAATGGGCGTTCCCATAGCGGTCGTCGGGTAAATGGCGTGACCATCGGCATTATCCTGACATGTATTTTTGCCTGCGTTCTTGCCGTATTCTTCTGGATTAGAAATTCACCCCCTGTCGCAGATGCTTACCAATCTTCTGGTCTCCCGTCCGCCTCAACTGCCCCTGTCATTTCTGAAGAAACGGCAGGAACTTCCGTCTTGTCACCTGTTTCAGCTGTTTTGAATCAGACTATCTCTGCGCCAACGGCTTCAAATCAAGTTTCAGAGACCACAACAACCCAAACTCCTCCAAATCAAAATACGTCCGGCGGTACGACGGCGCGGGCGTTGGATGCAGCGCGTCCGACTTCTTCAGGAACAACGCCAGTCCAATATAGCAGCCATGTCGTTGCCGAAGGCGAGGACTTGAATTCCATCGCTACTCAATACGGCTTACGTGTCCAGACTTTGAGAAGCGTGAATCAGATAACGAACATTCTGGCGGTGCGTCCGGGAATCACGCTCCGCATCCCTGACAGAGATGGCCAGCTCTATACCGTCCAGAGCGGAGACATGCTCAGCACCATAGCGCGACGCTATAATCCTGAACTGGGGTGGGAGAGGCTGCAAGCTGTCAACGGGTTGAAGGACGACAAGATATACCAGAACCAGCAGCTTTTCATTCCTGACATCTCCACGACCGTATCCCCGATCACCATGATTGCCGCTACTTCCTTCACCTCCCCTGCCACAGGGACTGTTTCTGGATTTTTTGGACAGATGTTCACTAATCCCGCCACAGACAGGCAGGAGCCGCTTGACGGCATTCTCATTACCGGAAAGGCGGGTAGTCCTGTCGTGGCTTCGGCTGACGGCGTAGTCGTAGACATGGGCTTTGAGCGGAAAGGGCTGGGTAAGTTCGTCATCATGACTCATGCCGGTGAATACAAGACTACCTATGGCCATTTGGAAGATGTGGAAGTGCAGATAGAGACTACCCTTGCCAAGGGGGAATCTATCGGAAGCATGGGTACTACCGGCACGGACTATAAGAATCCGACACTGTATTTTGCGATTGAACAGAATGACATTGCACTGAACCCTGCCGATTTCTTCTGA
- a CDS encoding peptidoglycan D,D-transpeptidase FtsI family protein — MSHTKKNRLVRVFLFITIMTCLLLLVHIGNIIVDGETGTDSSYKNPNVAKQVVRGSIYDRKGRLLAIEVPYWSCAFLHAYIPDMRIAAEIVAPYLFLTVDEILAMTARNTTYTLLQRKVQDAVMEDLRTAVAKSGLGRGILLEKKYGREYPATFHAVQTTGFTNTENRGLEGMELFLDDFLSPYPELSQEITYGGDVYLSLDMDIQYLLDVNIQDIVDEHMPDYVMGIVMDARTGEILASASSPWYDANHYNLSREDERNNRVISYMYEPGSVFKIFSLAAIMEIGQADLETPFNETGTYTFTMPNGETATIKSTSSRGLIGPAEFIKYSTNGAIAHWSLQTDSDLFRQKLLDFGFGQSWNTGQGGVIPGLLTPVSAWSGRSKPTISFGQEIGVTVLQMATAATALANDGILLAPHIIMKKIDSDGLTVYQAERDEIRTVLSPGVAGKILSYMVGATEPGGTAMLAAVEGIEVAAKTGTAQIINPETNSYSEDSVLASTLALVPADAPKYILYIAAANPTGRTIWGSDIAAPALASIISGLISQGKLLTDSTQVIPVSQ, encoded by the coding sequence ATGTCACATACGAAAAAGAACCGCCTTGTCAGGGTTTTTCTCTTCATCACTATTATGACGTGTCTCCTATTGCTTGTCCACATAGGAAACATCATAGTGGACGGGGAGACAGGAACCGATTCATCCTACAAGAATCCGAATGTCGCAAAACAAGTTGTCAGAGGAAGCATCTATGACCGGAAAGGCCGTCTGCTTGCCATTGAAGTCCCGTATTGGTCCTGCGCTTTTCTCCATGCATACATACCGGACATGCGGATAGCCGCAGAAATCGTAGCACCGTATCTTTTCCTGACTGTTGATGAGATACTCGCCATGACTGCCCGTAACACGACATATACGCTGCTGCAAAGAAAGGTACAGGATGCGGTCATGGAAGACCTGCGTACAGCCGTGGCAAAATCAGGTTTGGGCAGGGGTATCCTATTGGAAAAAAAATATGGCAGGGAGTATCCTGCCACTTTCCACGCTGTACAAACCACCGGTTTCACAAATACAGAGAACCGAGGACTTGAAGGCATGGAACTTTTCCTGGATGATTTCCTTTCTCCTTATCCAGAACTTTCGCAGGAAATCACCTATGGCGGAGACGTGTATCTCTCCCTTGACATGGATATCCAGTATCTGCTTGATGTGAACATCCAGGATATTGTCGATGAACACATGCCGGATTATGTCATGGGCATTGTCATGGATGCGCGGACAGGAGAGATACTTGCCTCAGCCTCATCCCCTTGGTATGACGCAAACCACTATAATCTATCACGTGAAGATGAACGCAATAATCGGGTCATTTCATATATGTATGAACCTGGTTCAGTCTTCAAAATCTTTTCACTCGCCGCAATCATGGAAATCGGACAGGCCGACCTTGAGACTCCATTTAATGAAACAGGAACATATACCTTCACTATGCCGAATGGTGAGACGGCAACAATCAAAAGCACATCTTCCCGTGGTCTGATTGGTCCGGCGGAATTTATCAAGTATTCCACTAACGGAGCCATTGCCCATTGGTCGCTCCAGACTGACTCGGACTTATTCCGACAGAAGTTGCTTGATTTTGGTTTCGGACAGTCATGGAATACCGGACAAGGTGGTGTAATACCTGGTCTCCTCACTCCTGTTTCTGCCTGGTCAGGACGAAGCAAACCAACAATTTCATTCGGACAGGAAATAGGTGTCACCGTATTGCAGATGGCTACGGCGGCGACAGCATTGGCCAATGACGGCATTCTGCTTGCTCCACATATCATCATGAAGAAGATTGATTCAGACGGACTGACAGTGTATCAAGCCGAAAGGGATGAAATCAGAACTGTCCTGTCACCGGGGGTAGCAGGCAAGATACTTTCCTATATGGTCGGCGCAACAGAACCGGGAGGAACCGCGATGCTTGCCGCCGTCGAAGGCATCGAGGTCGCCGCGAAAACCGGTACTGCCCAAATCATCAATCCAGAGACAAATTCCTATTCTGAAGATTCAGTACTTGCCTCAACGCTTGCGCTTGTCCCTGCTGATGCACCGAAATACATCCTCTACATCGCCGCCGCCAATCCCACAGGAAGGACAATCTGGGGCAGCGATATCGCGGCTCCAGCCCTCGCAAGCATCATATCCGGCCTGATTTCCCAAGGAAAACTGTTAACTGACTCCACACAAGTCATTCCCGTCTCACAATGA
- a CDS encoding GTP-binding signal recognition particle SRP54 G- domain-containing protein, with amino-acid sequence MEYVTIIGRTYEDAVKKGRKLYGSAMRIHSRRDISVRGGFLWLGKKKRVEIICYLVGTSSKVEAGNSDALLKEFEEEAQTPDPRTLGKKQTEDSHSAERKPSVPPVAEKAGRTQELTDHIRRLLILNDFSDTYIQKMLDYLGRDSDGGSVLEMDKPAAESALVNQIMATMAIDRVGQTHPAHNYVLLGPTGVGKTTTIAKLAAIFGVIPPPEERRSVAIITLDSYRVGAREQIFAFADALNLPAHQAHDENELFSVLDSLEGTDLVLIDTIGRSPRDNELSIKLTSLLSIPTSESTAFYLCIGASMKKADIEDAVRQTAPFSLRGLIITKLDETRTVGNFISLAAEKSLPLTFVTDGQKISDIHPMSHSLLLQRLQGFSIPLDTAGLSQLKAVPSL; translated from the coding sequence GTGGAATATGTGACAATCATAGGCAGAACCTATGAAGATGCTGTCAAGAAAGGCCGCAAGCTTTATGGTTCTGCCATGCGCATCCATTCCCGTAGAGATATATCTGTACGTGGAGGCTTTCTCTGGCTAGGAAAAAAGAAACGGGTTGAAATCATTTGTTACCTTGTCGGAACTTCATCTAAGGTGGAAGCAGGGAATAGTGATGCACTGCTGAAGGAATTTGAGGAGGAAGCACAGACTCCCGATCCGCGCACTCTCGGAAAGAAACAGACAGAAGACTCACATTCTGCGGAAAGGAAACCGTCAGTGCCTCCTGTCGCGGAGAAGGCCGGTCGAACTCAAGAATTGACGGATCATATCCGCAGGCTACTCATCCTCAATGATTTTTCCGATACGTATATTCAGAAGATGCTTGACTATCTTGGTCGAGATAGCGATGGCGGTTCCGTCTTGGAGATGGACAAGCCAGCAGCGGAATCTGCTTTGGTCAATCAGATTATGGCAACCATGGCAATCGACCGGGTCGGACAGACGCATCCTGCCCACAACTACGTACTTCTTGGTCCGACTGGCGTGGGCAAGACCACGACCATCGCTAAACTTGCCGCAATTTTCGGAGTCATTCCACCTCCGGAGGAACGGAGAAGTGTAGCAATCATCACCCTCGATTCTTACCGTGTCGGTGCACGAGAACAGATATTTGCTTTTGCCGATGCCCTGAACCTGCCCGCTCATCAGGCTCATGATGAAAACGAGCTGTTCTCAGTTTTGGATTCACTGGAAGGAACCGATCTTGTACTTATTGATACGATTGGCAGAAGTCCGCGTGACAATGAGCTTTCCATAAAACTGACGTCTTTGTTATCTATTCCTACCTCGGAATCGACCGCATTTTATCTCTGCATCGGAGCTTCCATGAAAAAGGCTGACATTGAAGATGCTGTGCGGCAAACGGCTCCATTCTCCTTGCGTGGCTTGATCATCACAAAGTTGGATGAAACCAGGACGGTCGGAAACTTCATCAGCTTGGCCGCAGAAAAAAGCCTTCCTCTGACCTTTGTGACCGATGGGCAGAAAATCTCCGACATCCATCCTATGTCCCACTCCCTGCTTTTACAGCGACTTCAAGGGTTTTCCATTCCTCTGGATACTGCGGGACTGTCCCAGCTGAAAGCCGTACCCTCATTGTGA
- the hslU gene encoding ATP-dependent protease ATPase subunit HslU: MDNKIHMLDDMTPAMIVSELDKYIIGQTDAKKTIAVAIRSRSRRKKLPEALRDEIAPRNIIMIGPTGVGKTEIARRISRLANAPFVKVEATKFTEIGYVGRDVESMVRDLMGIAVQMVHKELGDQQEDMVRQRVEDRLLDLLIPAAHQEPMTVFRDGKPVPMDSVRIPQSGSSDQSLREQIRAQLRAGSLDETVVDFSVSPKKPTVGIDMMGMGNMEDLQQAMNSLGSIFNNRSATHKKLSVKRAREILTEEELEKIVDQDKVVEIAKERTEQMGIIFIDEIDKVAGNAGKGSGPDVSREGVQRDLLPIVEGTKVSTKWGVIDTTHILFIAAGAFHVSKPSDLIPELQGRFPLRTELSDLTADDFYRILQEPENAIIKQYCAMLETEGVKVVFSDDALRRISVLAYEVNSTSENIGARRLYTVMEKLLEEVSFTASDLSGQTIPITPAYVDERLGKIIQNPDLSRYIL; encoded by the coding sequence ATGGACAACAAGATACATATGCTTGACGATATGACGCCGGCGATGATCGTCAGCGAATTAGATAAATACATCATCGGACAGACCGATGCCAAGAAGACGATAGCCGTGGCCATCAGAAGCCGTTCTCGCCGTAAGAAACTTCCGGAAGCCTTGCGTGATGAGATTGCACCCCGCAATATCATCATGATTGGGCCGACAGGTGTGGGAAAGACTGAGATTGCCCGTAGGATTTCGCGTCTGGCCAATGCTCCTTTCGTCAAGGTCGAAGCGACCAAGTTCACTGAAATAGGCTATGTCGGACGTGATGTCGAATCAATGGTTCGTGACCTGATGGGCATTGCCGTCCAGATGGTTCACAAAGAGCTGGGAGATCAGCAGGAAGACATGGTTCGTCAACGTGTCGAAGACCGTTTGCTTGACCTTCTGATACCAGCTGCGCATCAGGAGCCTATGACTGTTTTCCGTGATGGCAAACCGGTTCCTATGGATTCCGTGCGTATACCCCAGTCCGGCAGCTCAGATCAGTCCTTAAGAGAACAGATTCGCGCCCAGCTTCGGGCGGGAAGTTTGGATGAGACAGTCGTTGATTTTTCTGTCTCACCGAAGAAACCTACAGTCGGCATCGACATGATGGGCATGGGAAATATGGAAGATCTTCAGCAGGCCATGAATAGCCTTGGCTCGATTTTCAACAACCGTTCCGCTACCCATAAGAAACTTTCCGTCAAGAGAGCGCGGGAAATTCTGACTGAGGAAGAGCTGGAGAAGATTGTCGATCAGGACAAGGTTGTCGAAATAGCGAAGGAACGTACTGAGCAAATGGGAATCATCTTCATTGATGAGATTGACAAGGTCGCCGGAAACGCAGGCAAGGGAAGTGGTCCGGATGTTTCCCGTGAAGGCGTGCAACGCGACTTGCTTCCCATAGTCGAAGGAACGAAGGTCTCGACGAAATGGGGAGTGATTGACACGACGCACATCCTGTTCATAGCTGCCGGTGCCTTCCATGTATCCAAGCCATCCGATCTTATTCCTGAGCTTCAGGGACGTTTCCCCTTGCGTACAGAACTGTCTGACCTGACAGCTGATGATTTCTACCGGATATTGCAGGAGCCGGAAAATGCCATCATCAAGCAATACTGTGCTATGCTTGAAACCGAAGGAGTCAAGGTGGTATTCTCAGATGATGCGTTACGCAGGATAAGCGTCCTTGCCTACGAAGTCAACTCTACAAGTGAGAATATCGGGGCGCGTCGTTTGTATACTGTCATGGAGAAGTTGCTTGAAGAAGTGTCTTTCACTGCATCGGATCTATCAGGTCAGACTATACCCATCACACCGGCATATGTTGATGAAAGGTTGGGTAAGATCATACAGAACCCTGACCTGTCCAGATATATTCTGTGA
- the hslV gene encoding ATP-dependent protease subunit HslV, with product MSFKGTTIIAVRRGGHVAIAGDGQVTAGDTVMKGNARKVRTLYDGKIIIGFAGATADAFTLFELFETKLKKFNGDLTRAAVDLAKEWRIDRNLRRLEAMMLASDGSKIFLISGTGDVLEPEYDAIGIGSGGSYAYAAARAYLDSDTSSSAEEIARKSLEIAAHICIYTNTSINVEVL from the coding sequence ATGAGTTTCAAAGGAACAACGATCATTGCGGTCCGTAGAGGCGGTCATGTTGCCATTGCCGGAGACGGTCAAGTCACAGCCGGGGATACGGTCATGAAAGGCAATGCCCGGAAAGTGAGGACCTTGTATGATGGAAAAATCATCATCGGCTTTGCCGGTGCTACAGCGGATGCTTTTACGCTTTTCGAATTATTCGAGACAAAATTGAAAAAGTTCAACGGAGACCTGACACGTGCCGCCGTCGATCTCGCCAAGGAATGGAGGATAGACAGGAATCTCAGGCGTCTGGAAGCTATGATGCTGGCCAGTGATGGTTCAAAGATATTCCTCATCAGCGGGACAGGTGACGTGTTGGAGCCTGAATATGATGCGATTGGGATTGGAAGTGGTGGTTCGTATGCTTATGCCGCCGCACGTGCCTATCTTGATTCAGACACAAGTTCATCCGCAGAGGAAATAGCAAGAAAGAGTCTTGAGATTGCAGCACACATCTGCATTTATACCAATACATCAATCAACGTGGAGGTTCTTTGA